A window from Branchiostoma floridae strain S238N-H82 chromosome 16, Bfl_VNyyK, whole genome shotgun sequence encodes these proteins:
- the LOC118432684 gene encoding uncharacterized protein LOC118432684 — protein MAPRDWCVSVLSLMLIMNAFGHRCVAPFHAGQLIRVGKSGEWKRPARRPPFRTYDVDLDGKVSSDEWHRVEEMLSGWPAAEIFSLLDRNEDGWLTKPEFNTGKQRLGAKDWNFARPTSGISKRLIGV, from the exons ATTGGTGCGTGTCTGTGCTGAGCCTCATGCTGATTATGAACGCCTTTGGTCACCGCTGCGTTGCTCCTTTCCATGCCGGTCAGCTGATTCGTGTGGGGAAATCCGGAGAGTGGAAGCGCCCAGCGAGAAGGCCACCATTTAG GACGTACGATGTAGACTTAGACGGAAAAGTGTCGTCCGACGAATGGCATCGTGTTGAGGAAATGTTATCCGGATGGCCTGCTGCCGAGATCTTCTCTCTCTTGGACAGAAACG AAGACGGTTGGCTGACCAAGCCCGAATTCAACACCGGAAAGCAGCGACTTGGCGCTAAAGACTGGAATTTTGCAAGGCCTACATCCGGGATTTCCAAACGCCTGATCGGAGTTTAG